The following are encoded in a window of Lacinutrix sp. WUR7 genomic DNA:
- the metK gene encoding methionine adenosyltransferase — translation MPYLFTSESVSEGHPDKVADQISDALIDHFLAFDSESKVACETLVTTGQVVLAGEVKSNTYLDVQKIARDTINKIGYTKSEYMFDGNSCGVFSAIHEQSEDINRGVDRASKEEQGAGDQGMMFGYATNETENYMPLALDLSHKILIELAALRRENKDITYLRPDSKSQVTIEYSDDNVPQRIDAIVVSTQHDDFDVDDDTMLAKIRKDIVDILIPRVVAKLPENLQGLFNDDIKYHINPTGKFVIGGPHGDTGLTGRKIIVDTYGGKGAHGGGAFSGKDPSKVDRSAAYATRHIAKNLVAAGICDEVLVQVSYAIGVVEPMGIFVDTYGTCPFNMTDGEIAKKISEIFDMRPSAIETRLKLRNPIYSETAAYGHMGRISETVTKTFSQPNGDDLTVDVELFTWEKLDYVDKVKAAFGL, via the coding sequence ATGCCATATTTATTTACTTCAGAAAGTGTTTCAGAAGGACATCCAGATAAAGTAGCAGACCAAATAAGCGATGCTTTAATTGATCATTTTTTAGCCTTTGATTCCGAATCAAAAGTTGCATGTGAAACCTTAGTAACTACCGGACAAGTTGTACTTGCTGGTGAAGTAAAATCGAACACCTATTTGGACGTACAAAAAATTGCTCGTGATACCATTAACAAGATTGGTTACACGAAAAGCGAATATATGTTTGACGGAAATTCTTGCGGTGTTTTCTCTGCCATTCACGAACAGTCGGAAGACATCAATCGTGGTGTAGACAGAGCTAGCAAAGAAGAGCAAGGAGCAGGAGATCAAGGAATGATGTTTGGTTACGCAACCAATGAGACCGAAAACTATATGCCTTTAGCTTTAGATCTTTCGCATAAAATATTAATTGAGCTTGCTGCCTTACGAAGAGAAAACAAAGACATTACCTATTTAAGACCAGATTCTAAAAGTCAGGTTACTATTGAATATAGTGATGATAATGTACCACAACGTATTGACGCTATTGTAGTTTCTACACAGCATGATGATTTTGATGTCGATGACGATACGATGTTAGCGAAAATCAGAAAAGATATTGTAGATATATTAATCCCGAGAGTAGTTGCAAAATTACCTGAGAATTTACAAGGGCTTTTTAATGACGATATCAAATACCATATTAACCCAACAGGGAAGTTTGTAATTGGAGGACCTCATGGAGATACCGGACTTACAGGAAGAAAAATTATTGTAGATACGTACGGAGGAAAAGGTGCACATGGTGGTGGTGCTTTTTCAGGAAAAGATCCAAGTAAAGTAGACAGAAGTGCTGCCTATGCGACAAGACATATTGCTAAAAACCTAGTTGCTGCAGGAATTTGTGACGAAGTTTTAGTACAAGTAAGTTATGCTATTGGTGTTGTAGAGCCAATGGGAATTTTTGTAGATACGTACGGAACTTGTCCGTTTAACATGACCGACGGTGAAATTGCTAAAAAGATTTCTGAAATTTTTGACATGCGACCATCTGCTATTGAAACTCGTTTAAAATTAAGAAACCCAATCTATAGCGAAACAGCTGCTTACGGACATATGGGAAGAATTAGTGAAACGGTAACTAAAACTTTTTCGCAACCAAATGGAGATGATTTAACGGTAGACGTGGAATTATTTACTTGGGAAAAATTAGATTACGTAGATAAAGTGAAAGCTGCCTTTGGGTTGTAA